The proteins below come from a single Miscanthus floridulus cultivar M001 chromosome 1, ASM1932011v1, whole genome shotgun sequence genomic window:
- the LOC136494632 gene encoding LOB domain-containing protein 40-like → MRMSCNGCRVLRKGCSDACTIRPCLGWIKSPEAQANATVFLAKFYGRAGLLNLLAAPPAGQDHLRPAVFRSLLYEACGRIVNPVYGSVGLLWSGQWQACQAAVEAVLKGDPVVQVDAASEAAAAPPLLLGGRRYDIRHVARDPDAAAAADLLRVARGGRGRNRKRASSSSTSSEPSSNKRVSLGNNNDPSRQRPGEEAEEEPVPVPMVVEHDHGHDEESAGSHDDDHHHLQAQQGSEDTDVEAASHSHSHSHSHVSQAEPEPVSSSQQADQDDVEEEEEVGLELTLGLEPLVRQRQQPTSWRCDHSGLSAASSLICLRLQLPA, encoded by the coding sequence ATGCGGATGAGCTGCAACGGCTGCCGCGTCCTGCGCAAGGGCTGCAGCGACGCGTGCACCATCCGGCCCTGCCTGGGGTGGATCAAGTCCCCCGAGGCGCAGGCCAACGCCACCGTCTTCCTCGCCAAGTTCTACGGCCGGGCGGGGCTGCTCAACCTgctggccgcgccgcccgcgGGCCAGGACCACCTCCGCCCCGCCGTGTTCCGCTCCCTGCTCTACGAGGCGTGCGGGCGCATCGTCAACCCGGTCTACGGCTCCGTCGGCCTGCTCTGGTCGGGCCAGTGGCAGGCGTGCCAGGCCGCCGTCGAGGCCGTGCTCAAGGGGGACCCCGTCGTGCAGGTCGACGCCGCGTCCGAGGCCGCCGCGGCACCGCCGCTGCTGCTCGGCGGCCGCAGGTACGACATCCGCCACGTCGCCAGGgatcccgacgccgccgccgcggccgatcTCCTCCGCGTCGCGCGCGGCGGCCGCGGACGCAACCGCAAGCGCGCCTCTTCGTCCTCCACCTCCTCCGAGCCCAGCAGCAACAAGCGCGTGTCGCTCGGCAATAACAACGATCCTTCCAGGCAAAGGCCAGGAgaagaggcggaggaggagccagtgCCGGTGCCGATGGTCGTTGAGCACGACCACGGGCACGACGAGGAGTCCGCCGGCAGCCACGACGACGACCACCACCACCTGCAAGCGCAGCAGGGGTCGGAGGACACCGACGTGGAGGCGGCgtcccactcccactcccactcccactcccacgTGAGCCAAGCCGAGCCCGAGCCggtcagcagcagccagcaggctgATCAGGACGAcgtcgaggaggaagaggaggttgGGCTGGAGCTCACGCTCGGGCTGGAGCCGCTCGTCAGGCAGAGGCAGCAGCCCACGTCTTGGCGCTGCGACCACAGCGGGTTGAGCGCCGCATCGAGCCTCATCTGCCTGCGCCTGCAGCTGCCGGCCTGA
- the LOC136542175 gene encoding nuclear transcription factor Y subunit B-8-like, with protein MPDSDNDSGGPSNAGGELSSPREQDRFLPIANVSRIMKKALPANAKISKDAKETVQECVSEFISFITGEASDKCQREKRKTINGDDLLWAMTTLGFEDYVEPLKHYLHKFREIEGERAAASAGASGSAAPQQHQQQQQGEVPRGAANAGGYAGYGAPGAAGMMMMMGQPMYGSPQQQQQPPPPPPQQQQHQQHHMAMGGRGGFGHQGGGTGGGGGGSSSSSGLGRQDRA; from the coding sequence ATGCCGGACTCGGACAACGACTCCGGAGGGCCGAGCAACGCGGGCGGCGAGCTGTCGTCGCCGCGGGAGCAGGACCGGTTCCTGCCGATCGCCAACGTGAGCCGGATCATGAAGAAGGCGCTGCCGGCCAACGCCAAGATCAGCAAGGACGCCAAGGAGACGGTGCAAGAGTGCGTCTCCGAGTTCATCTCCTTCATCACGGGGGAGGCCTCCGACAAGTGCCAGCGCGAGAAGCGCAAGACCATCAACGGCGACGACCTGCTTTGGGCCATGACCACGCTCGGCTTCGAGGACTACGTCGAGCCGCTCAAGCACTACCTCCACAAGTTCCGCGAGATCGAGGGCGAGAGGGCCGCCGCGTCCGCCGGCGCCTCGGGCTCCGCCGCCCCgcagcagcaccagcagcagcagcagggcgaGGTGCCCAGAGGCGCCGCCAATGCCGGCGGGTACGCCGGGTACGGCGCGCCCGGCGCTgccggcatgatgatgatgatggggcAGCCCATGTACGGCTCgccgcaacagcagcagcagccgccgccgccgccgccacagcagcagcaacatcagcagcatcacatggcaatggGAGGCAGAGGGGGTTTCGGCCATCAAGGCGGTGGcactggcggtggcggcggtggctcctcGTCGTCGTCAGGGCTTGGCCGGCAAGACAGGGCGTGA
- the LOC136542165 gene encoding DEK domain-containing chromatin-associated protein 4-like isoform X1 → MMKQPNWVFVEKESVTDLREQILQLIEHDCHDQEEKSRAELLEKLKSCKRDTLIELCRSFDVIGSRANRKEELVLYLMEFIKDHCSGDGINSDKKFKKRRRVKEDENLSTGKPSKKKKREGEEEADERKGVEDRGKHSDCDLMDNKYSCADSKNGFPNEQTNFEPSERINDSVSENLDGASLSEAPIPTDEQVIIITPPTKFVTAAAGDSTDVKALKRKMSYITKKKATPKEDCKVKLCGKQESKGDTKPRKQAIKPSKDELREAVFLILDTADFATMTFGDVVKEVDKYFGKDLFERKPLIRCLIEEELFRLADEAEKKELEESEAAEAKARAEQAAKEMAQVQTVESGINRQNVLQAGRDSNTKGSLKNANDSTNKTCIGGGASVESAFKRNSCYAAEGSEGHKADTDAKNTNITKDGNGEKVALSPIANSDCTSQLQDSNNVEAEMMKNNDVETLEGSKDGNVKGASNGEDDTEDGRNEKIKIGNVGSNAEAVNCCEAEESVNHGNNERVEHTEDDKAHEANHNENSANVEIHGDGDGEAKESDINAEQSQADGGSNNKAEDAEHNENTKVDDANSSKNGTAENGKTDVDVKGNSDGTAEGSPA, encoded by the exons ATGATGAAGCAGCCTAATTGGGTCTTCGTTGAGAAAGAATCG GTAACTGACTTAAGAGAGCAAATTCTCCAACTCATTGAGCATGATTGTCACGATCAAGAG GAAAAATCACGGGCAGAGCTACTGGAGAAGCTCAAGAGCTGTAAAAGAGATACGCTAATCGAACTGTGTCGTTCATTTGATGTCATTGGCTCAAGAGCTAATAGGAAG GAGGAACTGGTATTGTATCTGATGGAATTCATTAAGGATCACTGTTCTGGTGATGGCATAAACTCTGATAAG AAATTCAAGAAAAGAAGGCGTGTAAAAGAAGATGAAAATTTGTCTACTGGTAAACCTTCAAAG AAAAAGAAACGAGAAGGTGAAGAGGAAGCAGACGAGAGGAAGGGTGTGGAGGATAGAGGAAAACATTCTGACTGTGATTTGATGGACAACAAATATTCATGTGCTGATAGTAAGAATGGATTCCCAAATGAACAGACCAACTTTGAGCCTTCTGAGAGGATAAATGACTCTGTGTCAGAGAATTTAGATGGAGCATCACTCAGCGAAGCGCCAATTCCTACAGATGAACAAGTAATAATAATCACACCACCTACAAAGTTTGTTACAGCTGCTGCGGGTGACAGTACTGACGTGAAGGCTTTAAAAAGGAAAATGTCTTATATAACCAAGAAAAAAGCAACTCCTAAGGAAGATTGCAAAGTCAAATTGTGTG GTAAACAGGAGTCTAAAGGAGACACAAAACCTCGAAAACAGGCAATCAAACCAAGTAAGGATGAGCTGAGGGAAGCTGTCTTTCTTATCTTGGATACCGCGGACTTTGCCACG ATGACCTTTGGAGATGTTGTAAAAGAAGTCG ACAAATACTTTGGCAAGGATCTGTTTGAGAGAAAGCCATTAATAAGGTGCCTTATAGAAGAGGAGCTCTTTAGGCTAGCAGACGAGGCAGAGAAGAAGGAATTGGAAGAGTCGGAAGCAGCAGAGGCGAAGGCTAGAGCTGAGCAAGCTGCCAAGGAGATGGCACAAGTTCAAACAGTTGAATCGGGTATCAACAGGCAAAATGTACTTCAAGCTGGTCGAGATAGCAACACTAAAGGCAGTCTAAAGAATGCAAATGACAGTACTAACAAAACATGTATTGGTGGTGGGGCTTCTGTGGAGTCTGCTTTCAAGAGAAACAGCTGTTATGCTGCTGAAGGTTCAGAAGGCCACAAAGCTGACACTGATGCAAAGAATACAAACATAactaaggatggcaatggtgaaaaggTTGCACTTTCACCCATTGCAAACAGTGATTGTACCTCACAACTACAAGATTCAAACAATGTTGAggctgagatgatgaagaacaaCGATGTTGAAACCCTAGAAGGGTCAAAAGATGGCAATGTGAAAGGCGCTAGCAATGGAGAAGACGACACTGAAGATGGTAGAAATGAAAAAATTAAGATTGGGAATGTTGGTAGCAATGCAGAAGCTGTCAACTGTTGTGAAGCTGAAGAGTCTGTCAATCATGGAAATAATGAACGTGTAGAACACACAGAAGATGACAAAGCTCATGAAGCTAACCATAATGAGAACAGTGCAAATGTAGAAATCCATGGTGATGGAGACGGCGAAGCAAAAGAAAGCGATATAAATGCGGAACAAAGTCAAGCAGATGGTGGCAGCAATAATAAGGCTGAAGATGCTGAGCACAATGAAAACACCAAAGTTGATGATGCCAATTCAAGCAAGAATGGTACTGCCGAGAATGGAAAGACTGATGTTGATGTGAAAGGCAACAGCGATGGCACAGCTGAAGGAAGCCCAGCGTGA
- the LOC136542165 gene encoding uncharacterized protein isoform X2, with translation MEFIKDHCSGDGINSDKKFKKRRRVKEDENLSTGKPSKKKKREGEEEADERKGVEDRGKHSDCDLMDNKYSCADSKNGFPNEQTNFEPSERINDSVSENLDGASLSEAPIPTDEQVIIITPPTKFVTAAAGDSTDVKALKRKMSYITKKKATPKEDCKVKLCGKQESKGDTKPRKQAIKPSKDELREAVFLILDTADFATMTFGDVVKEVDKYFGKDLFERKPLIRCLIEEELFRLADEAEKKELEESEAAEAKARAEQAAKEMAQVQTVESGINRQNVLQAGRDSNTKGSLKNANDSTNKTCIGGGASVESAFKRNSCYAAEGSEGHKADTDAKNTNITKDGNGEKVALSPIANSDCTSQLQDSNNVEAEMMKNNDVETLEGSKDGNVKGASNGEDDTEDGRNEKIKIGNVGSNAEAVNCCEAEESVNHGNNERVEHTEDDKAHEANHNENSANVEIHGDGDGEAKESDINAEQSQADGGSNNKAEDAEHNENTKVDDANSSKNGTAENGKTDVDVKGNSDGTAEGSPA, from the exons ATGGAATTCATTAAGGATCACTGTTCTGGTGATGGCATAAACTCTGATAAG AAATTCAAGAAAAGAAGGCGTGTAAAAGAAGATGAAAATTTGTCTACTGGTAAACCTTCAAAG AAAAAGAAACGAGAAGGTGAAGAGGAAGCAGACGAGAGGAAGGGTGTGGAGGATAGAGGAAAACATTCTGACTGTGATTTGATGGACAACAAATATTCATGTGCTGATAGTAAGAATGGATTCCCAAATGAACAGACCAACTTTGAGCCTTCTGAGAGGATAAATGACTCTGTGTCAGAGAATTTAGATGGAGCATCACTCAGCGAAGCGCCAATTCCTACAGATGAACAAGTAATAATAATCACACCACCTACAAAGTTTGTTACAGCTGCTGCGGGTGACAGTACTGACGTGAAGGCTTTAAAAAGGAAAATGTCTTATATAACCAAGAAAAAAGCAACTCCTAAGGAAGATTGCAAAGTCAAATTGTGTG GTAAACAGGAGTCTAAAGGAGACACAAAACCTCGAAAACAGGCAATCAAACCAAGTAAGGATGAGCTGAGGGAAGCTGTCTTTCTTATCTTGGATACCGCGGACTTTGCCACG ATGACCTTTGGAGATGTTGTAAAAGAAGTCG ACAAATACTTTGGCAAGGATCTGTTTGAGAGAAAGCCATTAATAAGGTGCCTTATAGAAGAGGAGCTCTTTAGGCTAGCAGACGAGGCAGAGAAGAAGGAATTGGAAGAGTCGGAAGCAGCAGAGGCGAAGGCTAGAGCTGAGCAAGCTGCCAAGGAGATGGCACAAGTTCAAACAGTTGAATCGGGTATCAACAGGCAAAATGTACTTCAAGCTGGTCGAGATAGCAACACTAAAGGCAGTCTAAAGAATGCAAATGACAGTACTAACAAAACATGTATTGGTGGTGGGGCTTCTGTGGAGTCTGCTTTCAAGAGAAACAGCTGTTATGCTGCTGAAGGTTCAGAAGGCCACAAAGCTGACACTGATGCAAAGAATACAAACATAactaaggatggcaatggtgaaaaggTTGCACTTTCACCCATTGCAAACAGTGATTGTACCTCACAACTACAAGATTCAAACAATGTTGAggctgagatgatgaagaacaaCGATGTTGAAACCCTAGAAGGGTCAAAAGATGGCAATGTGAAAGGCGCTAGCAATGGAGAAGACGACACTGAAGATGGTAGAAATGAAAAAATTAAGATTGGGAATGTTGGTAGCAATGCAGAAGCTGTCAACTGTTGTGAAGCTGAAGAGTCTGTCAATCATGGAAATAATGAACGTGTAGAACACACAGAAGATGACAAAGCTCATGAAGCTAACCATAATGAGAACAGTGCAAATGTAGAAATCCATGGTGATGGAGACGGCGAAGCAAAAGAAAGCGATATAAATGCGGAACAAAGTCAAGCAGATGGTGGCAGCAATAATAAGGCTGAAGATGCTGAGCACAATGAAAACACCAAAGTTGATGATGCCAATTCAAGCAAGAATGGTACTGCCGAGAATGGAAAGACTGATGTTGATGTGAAAGGCAACAGCGATGGCACAGCTGAAGGAAGCCCAGCGTGA